AAAGAAATCCATGTGATGTCCTGCAGCCCTAAGCAGACAAGcaaaaatcagaaaacagaaatcaaattTGCATGTGTCATTTGTCCATAGGTTTTTACAAATCACACTATGTGCTCTTTTGCCATTATGGATATTAATATAAATTCCTTAATTTCTCAAACTGTGTTGTCTTCTAGTCTTTTCAAACTCCATCAAACTgtgttctaaaaataaaatacaaattcaatACAAATGTAAATTTATACAACTGTAAGAGATAAAATGGTAAGAAATGAGAAGTAGCAGGATATTAAAATGACATGGTAAAAAGGTAAACAAGGTCCATATAGGATGTGACATCAGTTTTATATCATACTTAGCAGAATGTGGGGGAGTTATACAGTTTGATGGCCACTGGGAGAAAAGATCTCCTCAATTTCACTGTAATCTGGCACAAACTGATTGGGCTCCTCTGCTCAACCAGCACAGTATGCAAGGGTGAGAGGGGTTGTCCAGTACAGAGAGGAGATTAGCAACATCCTGCTCAGCCACAACATATAGAGGGTCCACTCCAGCTCTGTGCCCAGCATAGAACCAGTCCTCCTGATCAGTTCTTCCAGCCTGTACATGTCTGCCTTTATAATGCTGCTGCCCCAACAGACCACAGCATAGAAGACAACACTTGCTACCGCAGACTCACAGAACATGCACAGCTAGCCATTGGAAGACATAAGCCTCCTGAGGAGATGGGATATTAAGATATTAAGATATTTGAATAGCTATGATGCCATCTCCAGATTagggtaaaaaaaagaaagaaaaaggaattaGTTGTATTAAAATGGAGTATCTCTGAAAAGATTTAGACCTCGCCCAGCGGGACTTTCATAGCATATTGTTGACGACGTAGGGTTATTAGTTTACCTGTATGGGAACTTTCAGCACTTTAgcccctcctttctctctctgttctgccTCACTTCTCAGACATGACGCCTGAACAGGGACTGGCTAACGTAGGCCCTGCCTCCCACACCTCACGTCTCACAAATAGCTGTTCTTCCTCGTAGGAGCAGAGGTGTTGAGTCGTTTGTTGTGGAGCGTTTCAGTCTTCTGCAGTGAGTGTGTTCAGGTGAACGCAATGGGCAAAATAGAGTGGGCGATGTGGGCCAATGAGCAGGCTCTGGCTTCGGGACTGAGTGAGTATTAATAAAAACTTTGtctgaagctgaaaaaaaatagCGTTTACTGAGACGAATAGAAATTAAGTTGAATTTAAATACACtattgttttagtttgttttcacGGCACATGCCACTCATTCTTtttattacagtattataaaacaaagtactgataaatgttattgtatttttaatagaaaCGTTTTGGGTGTAGTCAAAAGgtgcatgttttaattttaccttcctgtttccttctttcAGTTCTCCTCACAGGAGGCATTGTAGGGGTGGCTGGACAGTTCAGAGGTTGGCAGTTTGCTGCTTATGCAGTGTATCCTTTGTAGTTTTCATAAACCCCTTTCACTTTTTGTACCAAAACTGCACAAGAAAATTACAGCTATACCCACTTAGTGGACTACTGGTCTTTAAATACCCTGCCATGCGGTGTAAGAATTCAAAAATCGGAAATATAAAAGCAGCAGGTGGCCAGTTATTAGTGAAATTTTGTCTTGTATTTAAACATATTAGGGCTtgaattaatatatattaagTGTCAAACATGTCTGTCTCTATTAGGATACAAGAAACTATTTTTCTGCATTGGTGAAATGACAACCATTGCATTCTTGACATATTTTGCATATATTGTCCTTTAGATCAGAAACAATTGGTCcattgatttatttcttttctttacctGCTCAGTCTGTTCAGGGTAATGCATTCCAATTCACAGGTATTAAGTGACTTAGAGAAACTCTGTGATGAAGCAACCTTGACAGATAACTAGTGCAGCcggagtgtttgtgtgtctgctcgAGTATCCTAGAAGTAAGCGGTCCAAGGGCACAAGTGTGGCGAGAACGTAAGTGTGTATTTAATGCTTTTGCAGCACATGGTCTGTGCTTTAATGGACAAGCTCTGTGATAGTTGCCAGTGAAACTTATTGCTCTctcctgcattttttttccagggGCCAGTActgcttcactgtgtgtgtaaaggCCTTTGGGCCACTGACAAGGAACTATTATATCAGAGCTTTTTTACATGCTGCGTGAGTTCATTATATCAGCCAGTTTACTTTGTTAAACAGCATTCCTCTAACTCACAGTCTCTTAAAACAACTTGTCACTGCTTTTGCTCAaaatctctttctgtctttcttagAATCAGTGTACCTGGGGGTTTTATGCTTGCTACTGTTCTCGGATGTGTCTGCCTCGGCATTGCCAGCCTGATTTACCTTGCTGTAAGTTGGTAGCTTTTTCCACATTAATCTCCACAGTCTAGCAGGTTAAATGTTGTCACCTTTGATAAAATCTACAGCTGAGGCAAGAAGTGGCCAA
The Mastacembelus armatus chromosome 3, fMasArm1.2, whole genome shotgun sequence DNA segment above includes these coding regions:
- the cyba gene encoding cytochrome b-245 light chain, producing MGKIEWAMWANEQALASGLILLTGGIVGVAGQFRGWQFAAYAVAAGVFVCLLEYPRSKRSKGTSVARTGQYCFTVCVKAFGPLTRNYYIRAFLHAAISVPGGFMLATVLGCVCLGIASLIYLAAAIRGEHWEPILPHKETRKPVAESIKNPPQNPPPRPPPEMRRKRVDDLEGAAYDNPISVTANE